In Marinilabiliales bacterium, a single window of DNA contains:
- a CDS encoding TonB-dependent receptor translates to MKKMMMFLSLFVFCGAFVLQAQTVQITGTVTSAEDGTPLPGVAVVLQGTSIGAITNFEGNYSISVPADGQVLVFSFVGMTTQEVPIEGRTTINVQLEPELLAVDEVIVIAYGTARRESYTGSASTVSSERLERVQVADLSKALEGMSSGIQATSGLGQPGATADIRIRGFGSVNADASPLYVVDGFPYSGNINTIPVADIESITILKDASATALYGSRGANGVILITTKRGRAGETNFNFRANVGYSERGIPEYDRVSVPQYYEQTWNRIYNEARWSTHTDEDEAFWSNHASANLIPRLGGYNAYNVDPDQVVIDGNINPAASRLWTDNWYDELHRTGIRQDYLLSASGGVDQTTYFISANYLKDEGIVRASNFDRFAIRANAESQMRDWVRVGINLGGSTSVQNFPQASGTAYVNSFMFSRMVAPIYPVYKYDLDGTPVLDADGNKLPDYGATFGRARAYISNSNPLGTITLDTREYKRDGLTSRGFVEFTFLEDFNFLMNASADYYGFSGLTHQNALFGDAQAFSGRSTRETQRTMNFSANQLLTWGRSFGDHSIDALVGHESTQYQFNFVNAVRTGFPFGGLVELDAAATAEGSRSYEHNHRLESYLSRLNYDYASRYYFSASYRLDGSSRFHPDYRWGNFWSVGASWRLSEENFMQNLVWLDNMVFRASYGALGNEALPSYYAYLGLYATGWDNLGFPGLLASRLPTPDLTWERNNTMNVGLDFRIFNRLGFNIEYYVKESDGLLFQRPIPPSTGFSSIDANIGAIRNTGIDLEVNANLVSTRNFVWNVDLMFSHFTNEITELPQPEMIVGTKRWEVGKSIYDFWIREFAGINEEGRVMWYMDTYEEDADGNWVLDDDGERIVSGRETTTNFGAADRYYVGTSIPDFEGSFSSNMRVGNFDFSFMLNFGVGGQVLDGVYQSLMHNGTYGTHWHKDILDSWTPENTDTDNPILIGDQNANGTSSRFLFDRDYLSIRSVSLGYNLPASLLQNIGMSNTRVFVTGTNLYTFTSLQGMDPTQSFGGLQGHNYTPLRTVTFGVSMNF, encoded by the coding sequence ATGAAAAAAATGATGATGTTTCTGTCACTATTTGTGTTTTGCGGGGCATTTGTACTGCAGGCACAAACCGTGCAGATTACGGGCACTGTGACCAGTGCTGAGGACGGCACCCCGCTGCCTGGGGTTGCTGTTGTGTTACAGGGTACAAGCATTGGTGCTATTACCAATTTTGAAGGTAATTACAGTATCAGTGTGCCTGCTGATGGTCAGGTCCTGGTTTTCAGCTTTGTCGGAATGACAACCCAGGAGGTGCCTATCGAAGGTCGTACCACTATTAATGTTCAGCTTGAGCCGGAGCTTCTTGCTGTTGATGAGGTGATCGTTATCGCTTACGGCACTGCCCGCCGTGAAAGCTATACGGGTTCGGCCTCAACGGTCAGCAGCGAGCGTCTTGAAAGGGTTCAGGTAGCCGATCTTTCAAAGGCACTTGAAGGTATGTCATCGGGTATCCAGGCCACCAGTGGTCTCGGACAGCCGGGTGCGACTGCCGATATCCGTATCCGTGGGTTCGGCTCGGTTAATGCTGACGCCAGCCCGCTTTACGTTGTTGACGGGTTCCCCTACAGCGGGAATATCAACACCATACCCGTGGCAGATATTGAGAGTATCACCATTCTCAAGGATGCTTCGGCAACCGCTCTCTACGGGTCGCGTGGTGCAAACGGTGTAATTCTTATTACCACCAAACGCGGACGTGCGGGCGAGACCAACTTCAACTTCAGGGCCAATGTTGGTTACAGCGAACGCGGAATTCCCGAGTATGACAGGGTATCTGTTCCGCAGTATTATGAGCAGACCTGGAACAGGATCTATAACGAAGCAAGGTGGTCAACACACACTGATGAGGATGAAGCATTCTGGAGCAACCATGCCTCGGCGAACCTTATACCACGCCTTGGCGGTTATAACGCATACAATGTGGATCCCGACCAGGTTGTTATCGATGGCAACATCAACCCTGCTGCCAGCCGGTTGTGGACCGACAACTGGTATGATGAGCTTCACCGTACAGGTATCAGGCAGGACTACCTGCTGAGCGCCAGTGGAGGGGTTGATCAGACCACATACTTTATCTCGGCCAACTACCTCAAGGATGAGGGTATCGTCAGGGCTTCGAACTTTGACCGTTTCGCCATCCGTGCAAACGCAGAGAGCCAGATGCGCGACTGGGTGAGGGTTGGCATAAACCTGGGCGGATCAACATCTGTTCAGAACTTCCCCCAGGCCAGCGGTACAGCCTATGTAAACTCATTTATGTTCTCGAGGATGGTTGCACCAATCTATCCGGTATACAAATATGATCTTGACGGAACACCTGTTCTTGATGCTGACGGAAACAAACTGCCTGATTACGGAGCGACTTTCGGACGTGCCAGGGCATATATCTCCAACAGCAACCCGCTGGGTACCATTACCCTTGACACCCGTGAATACAAGCGTGACGGACTTACCAGCCGCGGTTTTGTTGAGTTCACATTCCTTGAGGATTTCAATTTCCTTATGAATGCCAGCGCCGATTATTACGGGTTCAGCGGATTGACCCACCAGAATGCGCTTTTTGGTGATGCACAGGCATTTTCGGGCAGGTCAACCAGGGAGACACAGCGCACCATGAACTTCTCGGCAAACCAGTTGCTTACCTGGGGCAGGAGCTTCGGCGACCACTCTATCGATGCACTTGTGGGCCACGAGAGTACCCAGTACCAGTTCAACTTTGTCAATGCCGTCCGTACGGGATTTCCGTTCGGTGGACTTGTAGAGCTGGATGCTGCAGCAACAGCTGAGGGATCAAGATCATACGAGCATAACCACAGGCTTGAGAGTTACCTCTCCAGGCTCAACTATGACTATGCAAGCAGGTACTATTTCTCAGCCAGCTACAGGCTTGACGGTTCATCCCGCTTCCACCCTGACTACCGCTGGGGTAACTTCTGGTCGGTAGGCGCGTCATGGCGTCTGAGTGAGGAGAACTTCATGCAGAACCTTGTATGGCTTGACAATATGGTGTTCAGGGCCAGCTATGGTGCACTTGGTAATGAGGCACTGCCGAGTTACTATGCGTATCTGGGACTTTATGCAACGGGCTGGGACAACCTCGGGTTCCCCGGACTTCTTGCATCGCGTCTTCCCACTCCCGATCTTACATGGGAAAGGAACAACACCATGAACGTAGGACTTGATTTCAGGATCTTCAACAGGCTCGGGTTCAACATAGAGTACTATGTTAAGGAGAGTGACGGACTGCTTTTCCAGAGGCCCATACCGCCATCAACAGGTTTCTCATCGATCGATGCCAACATTGGTGCGATACGCAACACCGGTATTGATCTCGAGGTTAATGCCAACCTTGTGTCGACCAGGAATTTTGTATGGAACGTCGATCTGATGTTTTCACACTTCACCAACGAGATAACCGAGCTTCCGCAGCCTGAGATGATAGTCGGCACGAAGCGCTGGGAAGTTGGCAAGTCGATTTACGATTTCTGGATCAGGGAATTTGCAGGTATCAATGAGGAAGGCCGTGTTATGTGGTACATGGACACTTATGAGGAAGACGCCGATGGCAACTGGGTGCTGGATGACGATGGAGAACGTATAGTCTCAGGAAGGGAAACCACCACCAATTTTGGAGCGGCTGACCGCTACTATGTGGGTACTTCAATTCCCGATTTTGAAGGTAGTTTTTCGAGTAACATGAGGGTCGGCAACTTCGACTTCTCATTCATGCTTAACTTTGGTGTGGGCGGACAGGTCCTTGACGGAGTTTACCAGTCGCTGATGCATAACGGCACCTACGGAACACACTGGCACAAGGACATACTTGACAGCTGGACACCTGAGAATACTGACACTGACAATCCCATACTGATAGGCGACCAGAACGCTAACGGTACATCGTCGAGGTTCCTTTTCGACCGTGATTACCTGAGCATAAGGAGCGTGTCACTGGGTTACAATCTCCCGGCTTCATTGCTTCAGAATATCGGAATGTCCAATACCCGCGTATTTGTGACCGGTACCAACCTGTACACGTTCACATCGCTCCAGGGTATGGATCCGACACAGAGTTTCGGAGGTTTGCAGGGACACAACTACACTCCCCTGCGTACAGTTACATTTGGTGTTAGTATGAACTTCTAA
- a CDS encoding RagB/SusD family nutrient uptake outer membrane protein, which yields MKRFGLILLIIVGITAACSEDFLETAPTNQISDADVFTTVQGCQTVIDGVLRDMRAFRANHDQFGVKALDHAMDLMGEDMVQTNHHWFGWDYRLDNNQAGYRRPGWTWSQFYRIINNVNNILVNIDDASAASAAERANVKAQAFALRGYAYHNLAEMFQQTYAADPGAPGVPIYTEPTQEGNPRAPLSEVYQRAADDLDEAIAIMTATPVGRRHISDLNLNVAHGLRARVALYMQDWAAARDHAAAARQGVALNTRAQYAAGFDSYQAQSWLWGLEIDDEQSTIYASLFSHLDMTVPGYTGLALAPKVVSSRLYDKMQDGDIRKELIQTYTIAAGITMDYINLKFNAGRPGGKNFAADYVMMRPEEMLLIEAEARAELGDDSGSQALLQELWNVRFETAPTVTETGQALLDAIYLERRIELWGEGFSLRDIRRLQRPLDRTGSNHQAYANSPLYLELPANHPLFIYQIPQSEIDNNDMISATDQNP from the coding sequence ATGAAAAGATTTGGTTTAATATTATTAATAATAGTCGGCATTACAGCCGCCTGCTCGGAGGACTTCCTTGAGACGGCGCCGACTAACCAGATCTCTGATGCAGATGTGTTTACAACTGTACAGGGATGTCAGACCGTTATTGACGGAGTGCTGCGCGACATGCGTGCATTCAGGGCGAATCACGACCAGTTCGGAGTTAAAGCCCTCGATCATGCCATGGACCTTATGGGTGAGGATATGGTTCAGACTAATCACCACTGGTTCGGATGGGATTATCGTCTTGATAACAATCAGGCCGGTTACCGCAGGCCGGGGTGGACATGGTCGCAGTTCTACCGTATCATCAACAATGTGAACAATATACTCGTTAACATTGATGATGCCTCTGCCGCCAGCGCTGCCGAGAGGGCCAATGTCAAGGCCCAGGCTTTTGCACTGCGTGGCTATGCCTATCACAACCTGGCCGAGATGTTCCAGCAGACCTATGCTGCCGATCCAGGTGCGCCCGGTGTGCCTATCTACACCGAGCCCACACAGGAGGGCAACCCCAGGGCTCCACTTTCGGAGGTTTACCAGAGGGCTGCTGATGACCTCGATGAGGCCATTGCAATTATGACTGCAACTCCTGTTGGCAGGAGGCATATTTCAGATCTCAACCTCAACGTGGCTCATGGTTTGAGGGCACGCGTAGCTCTATATATGCAGGACTGGGCTGCGGCAAGGGATCATGCCGCCGCTGCCCGCCAGGGGGTTGCCCTTAACACCAGGGCACAGTACGCAGCCGGGTTTGACAGCTACCAGGCGCAAAGCTGGCTGTGGGGACTTGAGATCGATGATGAGCAGTCAACTATTTATGCTTCGCTCTTCTCGCATCTCGACATGACGGTTCCGGGGTATACCGGACTTGCTCTTGCTCCCAAGGTTGTAAGCAGCAGGCTTTATGACAAGATGCAGGACGGTGATATCAGGAAGGAGCTTATACAGACCTATACCATTGCCGCGGGAATTACCATGGATTACATTAACCTGAAGTTCAATGCCGGACGCCCCGGCGGCAAAAACTTTGCTGCCGATTACGTAATGATGAGGCCCGAGGAGATGCTTCTTATCGAGGCTGAGGCAAGGGCTGAACTTGGCGATGACAGCGGATCACAAGCGCTTCTTCAGGAGCTGTGGAATGTAAGGTTTGAAACAGCACCAACAGTTACCGAGACCGGGCAGGCACTTCTTGATGCGATCTATCTGGAGAGAAGGATTGAGCTCTGGGGTGAGGGATTCTCATTGCGCGACATAAGGCGCCTTCAGAGGCCCCTTGACAGGACCGGCAGTAACCACCAGGCTTACGCCAATAGTCCGCTCTACCTCGAACTTCCTGCAAATCATCCCCTGTTTATCTACCAGATACCACAGTCGGAGATTGACAATAATGATATGATCTCAGCAACCGATCAGAATCCTTAG
- a CDS encoding T9SS C-terminal target domain-containing protein has translation MYIAITVLILLFLPVHSAAQGVDILQPAAPQTLEQLSVRHNAEYLERRAGALEWAAANEVPVRRLLDDGRVVELQYIDESGLPVFHTTFNAVSAVSVGTDLLYPEGERGLDVTGQGYFAGVWDAGIADTSHKEFAGRIIPRDSFTDPDHHATHVTGTIAAAGLNTGVRGMAWEAEIWSYDWNNQLTELTRAAAEGLLVSNHSYGLKLGWTREDGEWVWNGSPDADEDYRFGFYTRSQSRALDELAYKAPELLMVWSAGNSRGGDGDGTREPNGPFDCIGPEAISKNVLAVGAVDKIPGGYEKPSDVRMTSFSSWGPSDDGRVKPDIVAPGQALYSTLPEDRYGFSSGTSMSAPVVSGSLLLLQQLYHRNNGRHMRAATLKGLVIHTAHQAGKNRGPDYSFGWGMLNTQAAAELVAKEDGVSTFIRELTLNDGDVYKFDFHSDGEADIVATISWTDLPGAPPFTDKINPPDLMLVHDLDIRITDETGNVYKPWVLDPDDPEKPAERGDNFRDNVEKLLIENPEPRRYTVTVSHKGEFRGGRQNFSLIFSASLGQPVDQTNLYWTGGDGNWGDPENWSLVSGGEPAGIVPNDTINVVFDENSFKSTDHVIKLETDVACRSFYWLTRGGYRIDMAGNDVEINGDMVISGNIGLAGNGGDFIFRGDSGIINTGRNLGQPLPMVFDNPAGNWKLLSDLRAESLLVRTGNLDLSFKEIYVANLSAAGEFPGSMDISGSRLYLTESFVIEEGLFEVYPEDISIMINLEEDDSQVRLSVPGVVLDNIEVLKGILAIEGDNRAGRLVNRAETRLTGSNSVADMILYPGSATYLAGGSSQVFDGFEVVSTPENPVLIHSLSEEPAGIIHDEYVKFCFDHLDISNVTAGGLAVFGSGTNSRLSGETSGWIPGPCEDILFARFDVEFPCAHAQTRFADRSDGSPGSWFWSFGDEAASGDTSNFINPVYTYGAPGTYGVTMTISDNGGKTTAEREISIIENTLPENEIVIDNQMKRFLSRETAPNYQWYNDGLPIPGATRRSLDMAEYTGEIRVLLTDDQCNRFSETLVVKVEEILPGQEELVIYPNPVSDYLTVRFKSHYTGEVMVEVIDLTGRITANYGMNKEKGVLIFTMGSEWPSGLYMIRIVAGEEIFVERVVKR, from the coding sequence ATGTATATAGCCATTACCGTATTGATCCTTTTATTTTTGCCCGTGCATTCAGCGGCACAGGGTGTGGATATATTGCAGCCTGCTGCACCACAAACACTGGAACAGTTATCGGTCAGGCATAATGCAGAATACCTGGAGCGAAGGGCCGGGGCGCTCGAATGGGCTGCTGCCAATGAGGTGCCGGTACGAAGACTGCTTGATGACGGGAGGGTGGTTGAGCTGCAGTATATTGATGAAAGCGGACTGCCAGTCTTTCACACCACCTTCAATGCAGTTTCTGCAGTTTCTGTTGGGACAGACCTCCTGTATCCGGAAGGGGAACGGGGACTTGATGTGACGGGCCAGGGGTACTTTGCCGGAGTATGGGATGCAGGGATAGCCGACACCTCCCATAAGGAGTTCGCAGGCAGAATCATTCCCAGGGACAGTTTTACCGATCCTGACCACCATGCCACCCATGTGACGGGGACCATTGCTGCTGCGGGACTAAATACCGGTGTCCGGGGAATGGCATGGGAGGCGGAGATATGGAGCTATGACTGGAACAACCAGCTCACTGAGCTTACACGGGCTGCTGCTGAAGGACTCCTGGTATCAAACCATTCATACGGGTTAAAGCTTGGCTGGACCCGGGAAGATGGTGAATGGGTATGGAACGGTTCTCCCGACGCCGATGAAGATTACAGGTTCGGATTCTATACCAGGTCACAGAGCCGTGCCCTCGATGAACTGGCCTACAAGGCGCCGGAGCTTCTGATGGTGTGGTCGGCCGGAAATTCAAGGGGTGGTGACGGAGACGGGACAAGAGAGCCCAACGGGCCGTTTGACTGCATCGGTCCCGAGGCAATTTCGAAAAATGTGCTTGCAGTAGGTGCAGTAGACAAGATCCCCGGCGGATATGAGAAGCCGTCGGATGTCAGGATGACCTCCTTCAGCAGTTGGGGACCATCTGACGACGGGCGGGTCAAACCCGATATCGTGGCACCCGGACAAGCGCTCTATTCAACACTGCCTGAAGACAGGTATGGTTTTTCAAGCGGGACATCGATGTCGGCCCCTGTCGTGTCGGGATCTCTTCTCCTTCTTCAGCAGCTGTATCACAGGAACAACGGCCGTCATATGAGGGCGGCCACACTAAAGGGGCTGGTAATACATACAGCGCACCAAGCCGGAAAAAACAGGGGCCCTGATTACAGTTTCGGGTGGGGTATGCTCAACACTCAGGCGGCAGCAGAATTAGTTGCCAAAGAGGACGGTGTTTCTACGTTTATCCGTGAGCTTACTCTCAATGATGGTGATGTGTACAAATTTGACTTCCATTCAGATGGTGAAGCTGATATAGTTGCAACAATATCATGGACCGATCTGCCTGGAGCCCCCCCGTTTACTGATAAGATCAATCCTCCCGATTTAATGCTTGTACATGACCTGGATATAAGGATAACCGATGAAACTGGTAATGTTTACAAGCCATGGGTTCTTGATCCTGACGATCCGGAAAAACCTGCTGAAAGAGGTGATAATTTCAGGGACAATGTCGAAAAATTGCTGATCGAGAATCCTGAACCAAGAAGATATACAGTGACAGTATCTCACAAAGGAGAGTTCAGGGGAGGAAGGCAGAACTTTTCACTCATATTTTCTGCCTCCCTGGGCCAGCCTGTTGACCAGACAAATCTTTACTGGACCGGAGGTGACGGAAACTGGGGTGATCCGGAAAACTGGTCACTCGTTTCCGGCGGAGAGCCTGCAGGTATTGTTCCCAACGATACAATCAATGTGGTATTTGATGAGAATTCCTTTAAAAGCACCGATCATGTTATCAAGCTGGAAACCGATGTGGCATGCAGGTCATTCTACTGGCTGACAAGGGGAGGGTACAGGATCGATATGGCAGGGAATGACGTTGAGATAAACGGGGATATGGTGATTTCAGGGAATATTGGACTGGCAGGTAATGGCGGTGATTTTATTTTCAGGGGGGATTCAGGCATCATCAATACCGGCAGAAACTTAGGCCAGCCTTTGCCCATGGTTTTTGACAATCCTGCAGGAAACTGGAAACTGCTCAGCGATCTGCGTGCCGAAAGCCTGTTGGTCAGGACGGGCAACCTTGATCTTTCGTTCAAAGAGATTTACGTGGCAAATCTGTCAGCAGCTGGTGAATTTCCGGGGTCGATGGATATTTCCGGTAGCCGGTTGTATTTGACTGAAAGCTTTGTCATTGAAGAAGGTCTTTTCGAGGTTTATCCAGAGGATATAAGCATAATGATCAATCTGGAGGAGGATGACAGCCAGGTTCGCTTATCTGTCCCGGGAGTGGTGCTGGACAACATTGAGGTCCTTAAAGGGATCCTGGCAATTGAAGGAGATAACCGGGCCGGCCGTCTTGTTAACCGGGCAGAGACAAGGTTAACGGGGAGCAACTCTGTAGCTGACATGATCCTTTACCCGGGTTCAGCAACCTATCTGGCAGGTGGCAGTTCCCAGGTGTTTGACGGGTTTGAGGTTGTGTCAACGCCGGAGAATCCGGTTCTGATCCACTCCCTCTCTGAGGAACCGGCTGGTATTATACATGATGAATATGTCAAGTTTTGTTTTGATCACCTTGATATAAGCAATGTAACAGCCGGTGGCCTGGCCGTTTTCGGATCAGGGACCAACAGCCGGCTTTCGGGCGAAACCTCAGGCTGGATTCCGGGACCATGTGAGGATATTCTTTTTGCCCGATTTGATGTGGAGTTCCCCTGTGCACATGCCCAAACACGTTTTGCAGACAGAAGCGACGGAAGTCCGGGGAGCTGGTTCTGGAGCTTCGGCGATGAAGCGGCTTCTGGTGACACCTCAAACTTTATTAATCCGGTCTACACCTATGGGGCACCAGGAACCTACGGGGTAACCATGACCATTTCCGACAATGGTGGTAAGACAACTGCTGAGCGTGAAATATCCATAATCGAGAACACCCTGCCTGAAAATGAGATCGTGATTGACAACCAGATGAAGAGGTTCCTTTCCCGGGAAACTGCACCCAATTACCAGTGGTATAATGACGGACTTCCTATCCCGGGCGCAACCAGGAGATCACTTGACATGGCCGAATACACCGGAGAGATCAGGGTGCTGCTTACTGATGACCAATGTAACAGGTTTTCTGAGACGCTTGTGGTCAAAGTTGAGGAGATCCTTCCCGGCCAGGAGGAGCTTGTTATCTATCCAAATCCGGTGAGTGACTACCTCACTGTCCGGTTCAAAAGTCACTATACAGGTGAGGTCATGGTGGAGGTAATTGATCTTACCGGCAGGATTACTGCTAACTATGGAATGAACAAGGAGAAAGGGGTACTCATCTTCACAATGGGAAGTGAATGGCCTTCCGGCTTATATATGATCAGGATAGTCGCCGGAGAAGAAATATTTGTTGAGAGGGTGGTGAAGAGATAG
- a CDS encoding saccharopine dehydrogenase, which produces MDKVLILGAGMVVKPIVKYLLDKNYKVTVATRTRSKAEAMIGSHPGGSAIGWTVDDEAGLDRMISGHDITVSLLPWAWHPLVARYCIRHGKHLVTTSYVKPEMKALDMEARNAGIIILNELGLDPGIDHMSAMRIIDKVHDNGGKIEGFYSICGALPAPEAADNPFMYKFSWSPKGVVMAGNNDGCFLRNGAVVNVPTEELFRNPLKIDFPGVGQLEVYPNRDSLPYIGLYGIPETKTMFRGTFRHPGWCEIMDAMKQLGLLSVEKRDYSGMTYARFLAITAGVEQEGNIREAIAGYLKTGAEGLPVTALQWLGLFDDKPMERAVDSPFGIVSDMMIGRMMLDENERDMVAMQHIFLASYNGGKKEVIKSTMLDYGSPATDTSVARTVALPAAIGVEMILEGSINARGVQIPVIPEIYEPILNRLEDMGISLAEEYGLPESEFIGD; this is translated from the coding sequence ATGGACAAGGTTCTGATACTGGGAGCAGGGATGGTGGTAAAGCCAATAGTAAAATACCTGCTCGACAAAAATTATAAAGTCACCGTGGCAACACGCACAAGATCCAAGGCTGAAGCAATGATCGGCAGTCACCCCGGCGGATCGGCAATAGGCTGGACTGTAGATGATGAAGCCGGCCTTGACAGGATGATCAGTGGCCATGATATTACGGTAAGCCTGCTGCCCTGGGCCTGGCATCCGCTGGTTGCGCGCTACTGTATCAGGCACGGCAAACATCTTGTCACCACTTCATATGTCAAGCCGGAGATGAAGGCCCTTGACATGGAGGCAAGGAACGCCGGAATTATCATACTCAATGAACTGGGACTTGATCCGGGCATCGACCATATGTCGGCCATGCGGATAATTGACAAAGTACATGACAACGGAGGCAAGATAGAGGGTTTTTACTCAATATGCGGAGCGTTGCCTGCTCCTGAAGCGGCAGACAATCCCTTTATGTATAAATTCTCCTGGAGTCCGAAAGGTGTCGTCATGGCCGGCAACAACGACGGATGCTTCCTCAGGAACGGTGCTGTTGTGAATGTGCCAACCGAAGAGCTTTTCAGGAACCCGCTGAAAATTGATTTTCCGGGTGTCGGGCAGCTTGAGGTTTATCCTAACCGGGATTCGCTGCCATATATTGGCCTGTACGGGATACCGGAAACAAAAACGATGTTCCGGGGAACATTCCGCCACCCGGGATGGTGCGAAATCATGGATGCCATGAAGCAACTGGGGTTGTTGTCGGTTGAAAAACGGGACTATTCGGGCATGACATACGCCCGGTTCCTGGCAATTACGGCGGGGGTGGAACAGGAAGGCAACATCAGGGAAGCGATTGCCGGTTACCTGAAAACAGGTGCAGAAGGCCTGCCGGTGACTGCATTGCAATGGCTTGGATTGTTTGATGACAAGCCAATGGAAAGAGCTGTTGACTCCCCGTTCGGGATCGTTTCCGACATGATGATCGGTAGAATGATGCTTGATGAAAATGAAAGGGATATGGTTGCCATGCAGCACATTTTCCTTGCATCATATAACGGAGGGAAGAAGGAAGTTATAAAATCGACAATGCTTGATTACGGCTCCCCTGCAACCGACACCTCGGTCGCACGCACTGTTGCGCTGCCCGCAGCAATAGGCGTTGAAATGATACTTGAAGGTTCAATAAATGCGAGGGGGGTTCAAATTCCTGTAATTCCGGAAATATATGAGCCAATACTTAACCGCCTGGAGGATATGGGAATTAGCCTGGCAGAGGAGTACGGTTTGCCTGAAAGTGAATTTATAGGTGATTGA
- a CDS encoding methyltransferase domain-containing protein, whose translation MEQNSFRFKKFSISHDRCAMKVGTDGVLLGAWCTAEGAGRVLDIGTGSGLIAIMLAQRNPGCLIEGVEIDVPSFSQATENAAYCPWNDRIKIHNACFNDFHKSCTHVYDLIVSNPPFFLKSLGSPLPSRTTARHALSLSPANLINGVTKLLSPKGIFSVILPVAEAGLFTGEAVKSNLFTRRITEVLPNPGKPPKRLLLEFTRQQGTVQKSELTLEMDRRHQYSDEFKRLTEEFYLYFLM comes from the coding sequence ATGGAGCAAAATAGTTTCCGGTTTAAGAAGTTTAGCATCAGCCATGACAGGTGCGCAATGAAGGTAGGAACCGACGGCGTCCTTCTGGGTGCATGGTGTACCGCTGAAGGTGCGGGAAGAGTATTGGATATCGGAACAGGAAGCGGACTGATCGCGATAATGCTGGCGCAGAGAAATCCCGGGTGTCTCATTGAGGGAGTCGAGATTGACGTGCCCTCATTCAGCCAGGCAACTGAAAACGCAGCATACTGTCCGTGGAACGACAGAATAAAAATACACAATGCATGTTTCAATGATTTTCACAAAAGTTGCACACATGTTTATGACCTGATAGTGTCAAACCCCCCGTTCTTTCTGAAATCCCTGGGCAGTCCCCTCCCCTCGCGAACAACCGCCAGGCATGCCCTTTCCCTCTCACCGGCAAACCTGATAAACGGTGTGACCAAACTCCTGTCGCCCAAAGGTATATTCAGCGTAATACTTCCGGTTGCCGAAGCAGGGCTGTTTACAGGTGAGGCTGTTAAAAGCAACCTTTTCACCAGAAGGATCACAGAGGTTCTTCCCAATCCCGGCAAACCGCCAAAAAGGCTGTTGCTGGAGTTTACCCGGCAACAGGGAACTGTCCAGAAGTCAGAATTGACACTTGAGATGGACAGAAGGCATCAATACTCTGATGAATTTAAAAGGCTGACTGAGGAATTTTATCTGTATTTCCTGATGTAA
- a CDS encoding TIGR02757 family protein, translating to MTSPEERELKEFLEEKTRQYNQADFIETDPVSIPHSFTCEYDIEISALLAATIAWGQRKTIIRNARQMMELMGNRPHDFIMNYSESDLLPLMNFRHRTFNGEDLVFFVRALNNIYSNHGGLKKVFTSQYAEGGSVFDAICGFRDLFLSVPGPRRTSKHISNPEAGSPAKRINMFLRWMVRRDSNGVDFGIWKDMDQKALRIPLDVHTGNISRKLSLLKRKQNDWKAVEELTGVLRNFDPADPVKYDFALFGLGVFEKF from the coding sequence ATGACCAGCCCTGAAGAAAGAGAACTTAAAGAATTCCTCGAAGAGAAAACCAGGCAATATAATCAGGCTGATTTTATAGAGACAGACCCGGTAAGCATACCGCACTCCTTCACATGCGAATATGACATCGAGATTTCGGCCCTGCTCGCCGCCACAATTGCCTGGGGCCAGCGAAAGACCATAATCAGGAACGCAAGGCAGATGATGGAACTCATGGGCAACAGACCCCACGATTTCATTATGAATTACTCCGAAAGTGATCTTTTACCACTGATGAATTTCAGGCACAGGACTTTCAATGGTGAGGACCTTGTGTTCTTTGTCCGTGCCCTGAATAACATATACAGCAACCATGGGGGACTTAAAAAGGTATTTACATCACAATATGCTGAGGGAGGTTCGGTATTTGATGCGATTTGTGGATTCAGGGACCTTTTCCTTTCCGTTCCCGGGCCGCGGAGGACCTCAAAACACATCTCAAACCCGGAGGCCGGTTCGCCGGCAAAAAGGATCAACATGTTCCTGAGGTGGATGGTCAGAAGAGACAGTAACGGGGTTGATTTCGGGATATGGAAAGATATGGACCAGAAGGCCCTGCGCATACCACTTGATGTACACACAGGTAACATATCCAGAAAACTATCGCTGCTGAAAAGGAAGCAGAATGACTGGAAGGCTGTTGAGGAGCTTACAGGCGTGCTGAGGAATTTTGACCCTGCCGACCCGGTTAAATATGATTTTGCGTTATTCGGACTTGGTGTTTTTGAAAAATTCTGA